The genomic interval GCAACGGGCAGACCAACGTCGCCACCATGCTGTTGGCGGGGATCGCACTGACCGCGCTGGCCAGTTCGGCCGTCGGCTTGTTCACTTACCTGGCGGATGACGCGACCCTGCGCACCCTGACGTTCTGGAACCTGGGCAGCCTCAACGGCGCCAGTTACGCACGCTTGTGGCCGCTGCTGATCATCAGCGCCGGCGTGGCCTTGTGGCTGCCGCGCCGGGCCCGGGCGTTGAATGCGCTGCTGCTGGGCGAGTCCGAGGCCGGGCATCTGGGCATCGATGTCGAACGGCTCAAGCGCGAACTGGTGTTCTGCACGGCGCTGGGCGTCGGCGCGGCCGTGGCGGCGGCGGGGATGATCGGTTTCGTCGGTCTGGTGGTGCCGCACCTGGTGCGGCTGTTGGCCGGTCCCGATCATCGGGTGCTGTTGCCGGCGTCGGTGCTGGCCGGGGCGAGCCTGCTGTTGCTGGCGGATCTGGTGGCGCGGCTGGCGCTGGCGCCGGCGGAACTGCCGATCGGCATCGTGACGGCATTCATCGGGGCGCCGTTCTTCCTTTATCTGCTGCTGCGGGGGCGGGCCTGATGTTGCGCGCAGACAATCTGCACATCCGTCGCGGCCGCAAGACGGTGCTGGCCGGGGTCAGCCTGCAGTTGGAACCGGGCGAGGTGCTGGGGGTGCTGGGGCCGAACGGCGCGGGCAAGAGCACTCTGCTTGGCGCCTTGTGCGGCGAACTGGCGCCTGACGACGGTGAGGTCCTGCTCGAGGGCGTGGCGTTGGGGCTGTGGCACGGCAGCCGGCGCGCCCAGCGGTTGGCGGTGCTGCCGCAGGTGTCCACCCTGGAGTTCGCTTTCCGCGTCGAGGAAGTGGTCGGGATGGGACGCTTGCCGCATCAGGCCGGACGGGCGCGCGACGATGAAATCATCACCGAGGCCTTGCAGGCGGCGGACGCAGCGCACTTGAGCGGGCGCAGCTATCTGGCGCTGTCCGGCGGCGAGCGTCAGCGGGTGCATCTGGCGCGGGTGCTGGCGCAGTTGTGGCCGGGGCAGGCCGGGCAGACCCTGCTGCTGGACGAGCCGACGTCGATGCTCGATCCGCTGCATCAGCACACCACGCTGCAGGCCGTGCGGGCGTTCGCCGACCGCGGCGCGGCGGTGATGGTGATCCTGCATGATCTGAATCTGGCGGCGCGCTATTGTGATCGCATCCTGCTGCTCGAAGGCGGGCGGCCCGTGGCGCTGGACACGCCGCAGCAGGTGTTGCGGCCGGACTCGCTCAAAGCGGTGTTCGGCCTGGAGGTGCTGGTGCAACCGCATCCGGAGCGCGGACACCCGCTGATCATCGCCCGCTGAGCGGTTCTTCGAGGTGAAGGCATGCGTGCAATCCTGTTGTTGGCGATCTTGATGCTCGGCGGCTGCCAGGCTGTGGCGCCGCCACCGGTCACGGGCGATATCCGGGACTTGCGCAGCGGCGAAACGCTGACGCCCCGGCAACTGCTGGCACGCCTGGGCGAGCCGCAACGGGTGATCGTCGGCGAGCAGCATGACAATGCCGACCACCATGGCCTGCAGCTGTGGCTCCTGCAGAACCTGGAAAAGGAGCGCCCCCAAGGCAGCCTGCTGCTGGAAATGCTGGTGCCCGAGCAACAGGCGCGGGTCGATGACGTGCGCAGGTCCGCCGCGCCTCCCGCAGACCTTGCCCAAGCCTTGGCCTGGCAAGAGGGATGGGACTGGAGCCTGTACGGGCCGATCGTCCGGTTTGCCCTCGCTCAGCCTTATCCGCTGTTGGCGGCCAATCTCGATGCCGTCGAAGTCCGAGCGTTCTACCGCGAGTCTCCGGCGTTGAGCGGAGCCCGCAGCAATGCTGCACCGGTCAGCAAGCAATTGCTGGAGCAGATAGCCGATTCCCACTGCGGCTTGCTGCCGACCTCGCAAATGCCGGCGATGCTGGCGGTTCAGCAACAGCGGGATCGGCGCATGGCCTCGCGCTTGTTGGCGGCGCCCGCGCCCGCGATGTTGTTCGCCGGTGCCTTTCATGCGCGCAAGGATGTTGGTGTGCCGCTGCATGCGCTGGACCTGGGGGCGGATCAGGCGCCGACGGTGCTGCTGTTGGCGGAGCAGGGCAGCGAGGTGACGGCGTCCATGGCCGACTATGTCTGGTTCACGCCTGGCCGGCCGCCGCAGGATTACTGCGCCGAGATGCGAAAGCAGTTCGGCAAATGACTTTTCCACAGGCAAAAAAAGACCCGGTAAAAACCGGGTCAAATAACCGTGATTAGCCTGATGAGGAGATAATCTGAGAGTCCGAACCAAGGGCCTTTCAGAATATCGACCGGTCTCGCGACCAGTTGTGATAATCATAGCGATTCTCATTACCAAGTCAACAACCCTTTTCCGATTTCTTTTCCTTTGGCTGGAAAATGGCTAGAAAGCCCCGGAAACAGGGGACGTCAAGACTGTGCGTGAAATGCCGCAAGCTGCCGGTTGAGCTGGTCGATGCGCCGCGCCATGCTTTCGATCAGGCTATGGGCGATCTTGGGGTTGGTGCGCGTCATGCTCAGAAACTGATCGCCGGGAATCAGCATCACGGTGCTCGGCTCGCTGGCGATCACCGTGGCGTTGCGCGGTTCACCGGTGAACACCGCCATGGCCCCGAAAATCTCGTCCTTGGGCACATCGCCCACCTTGTGCCCGTCGACAAACGCTTCGGCATGCCCCTCGATGATCACAAACACATGGTCGGAGGTGTCGCCCTGCTGAATCAACACTTCCCCTGCGCGAACCCGTTTGAACCCATTGGTGCTGCGGAACTCGCGGGGCTTCAGATCGGCGACGGCATGGGCGAGCAGGGCGGTCTGGCCGAGCAGATAACGCAGGAACAGCTCGCCGTTCGCCGGTGTCGCGTACGCATGCTGGAGCACATCGTTTCGCCGGTACGGCAACAGGCTCAGCGGGCCGTCTGCGCACAGCCGCAGATCCGTCCACTCCGGCCCCTGCTGCAGGCCGATCAGGTCGCCCTCGTGCCAATAGAACAAGGTCCGGGCGCCGAGGCTGCCGTTGACCACGCCTTGGCTGAGCACAAACAGCCGGTCGCCGGGCAACTGCATCATCAGGTCGTCCGCCGACTCCAGCTCCAGCGGCGGCCCGCAAGGCGCAAGCCCCGCCAGGCATTGCATCGGCAGGTCCTGCAGACGACTGGTCAACGCATCGGCATGGGCCGACTGATCCCCGAGCAAGTACATGGCGGCGAGTGCCCGTTCAATTCTTGTGGCGGGAGGAAATGGCTTCGAGCTGCTTGTTCAGAGCGTCCTTGCGCTCGGCGGGGATGTCGTTCCAGTGCACGTCCATCAACGCCCCCTCGATCGCGTACAGCAACACCTTCGACGCCCGGAACCCACGGGTCCGCACGGCACGGTAAGCGTCCACCGCACCCAGGCGGCGCAGATCCGAAGCGCTGTGGATGCCCACGGCATGCAGCCATTGCGCCGACGTCTTGCCGAGATTCTTCAGGTGTTGCAGTTCATCATTCATCAAGCCTCCTTGCGACGGCCGAATGGTGCGTGGGCGATCTTCTCAGGAGTGTAGCCATCAGCAGGAAAAGCGTGGTTCGTTGGTCGGATTGGACGCAAACGCTTCTAAGGGGCGGCTGATTGCTCAGCAGAAGTGGAGGGGCGGGGAAGGAACAAGGGGGAGGCCGTCCAGTGCAATGCAGGGGCGCTGGGCGGCCAGGACGGCTTCAGCGGGTGCGGTAGCGCAGCCGGGTGCCGAAGTTCATCGACATCAGAATCTCGTCGGCGCTCAGCTCCGGCGGAAAGTACGCGCCGGAGATCTGCGCGTGGGCCAGGCTGGCGCCTTCCAGCGAGGCCTTGCGAAAGTCGATGCCGCGAAGGTCGGCGGAGCGGAAATAGGCGTCGGTGAAATCAACGCCGTCGGCGTTCAGTTCACGCAGGTCCAGGCCGCGAAAATCGCCGCCCACCATATCGATCGGCCCGTCCTTCGGGCGCTCCTTGTTGAAGCCTGCGATGTCGTCCTTGTGCAGCAAGGCGTACAGCGGGGTGTCGAGTAGTTTCGGCTGGCTCATGTCAGTTCACCTGTTGGTTTTATGACGCCAGTATAATGCCACTATTTGACGGCCGTGAAGCAAGCGGGGGCTTCACGGCCGAAATAGTCCCTTACAGGCCTGGCAGGCGTTGACGGATCTGCGCCACAACGGTGTCCAGCGTGCCGGATTCATTGGTCTGCACGCGCTTGCTGCGCAGGATCTCATCCGGGGTCAGGGCTTCGCGGTTGGCCTGTTGCGCCTCGATGACGGCGAGGGTGGCGTCGGACGGATCTTTTTTGTCTGCCTGACGAATCGCCAGCCAGCTTTCGATCACGGCTTGCGGCGCGTTGCAGTCCAGGATCAGGAACGGCGTGCCGGTGGCCTCGGCGACGGCCGCCGCGCTGTCGCGCTGGCCGCGCTTGAGGTAGGTGGCATCGATCACCACCGGGAAGCCTGCACGCAGGATCACCGCCGCCACTTCATGCAGACGGTCGTAGGTGGCGACGCTGGCTTCAGCGCTGTAGATGCCGGCCTGAACGTCATTGGCGACGGTCTGCTCGCCGAACAGGCGCTTGCGCTCTACGTCGGAACGCAGGCGAACGGCGCCCAACGCTTCCACCAGGCGCATGGCCACGTGGCTCTTGCCCACCGCCGATACGCCGTGGGTTATCGCCATGAAGCGCGAAGGGATGGTGCTGTAGCTTTCTGCGAGGTTGGCGTAGTTGCGGTACTGGCGCAGGGTGGTGGCGCGCTGCACCGGTGTGGCGTCGGCGGGCATGCTGAACAGCGACACCTTGGCGCGCACCAGGGCGCGGTAGGCCTTGTAGAAGTTCAGGACTTCCAGGCCCTGGTAGTCGCCGCTCAGTTCCAGGTACTGGCTGATGAAGCGGCGGGCCAGGGACTTCAGGCCACGGTCTTCCAGGTCCATCGCCAGGAAGCCGATGTCGGCGTAGACGTCGGTGAAGCGGAACGGCTCGTTGAATTCGATGCAGTCGAAGATCACGACCTTGCCGTCGATCACGGTGGCGTTGCCCAGGTGGATGTCACCGTGGCATTCGCGGGTGAAACCCTCGGCCTTGCGCTGGGCGAACAGCGGCTTGAGGCGATCGAAGCTGGCTTCGGCCCACGCCTGGAGGGCTTCCAGCTGCAGCAGGTCGTTCTTGTCGCTGAGGAACGGACGGATCTGCTCGAAGTTCTGGCGAACCGGCGCCATCACGCTGTCCGGCGTGCCGGCGTCGTGTTCGGCCGGCACCTTCGGCGCATTGAGGTGGAAGCGGGCGATCTGCTCGGCCATCTCGTCGATGTGGGCAGTGGTCAGTTCGCCGTTGGCCTGCAGGGTGCTGAGCAGCCCGGTCTGCGGGAACTGGCGCATTTTCAGCACGTATTCGATGGCCGGGCCGTCGCCGCCCAGTTGCGGGTTCTCGGCGGTGCCGGTGACCGGCAGAACCTCCAGGTACAGGTCGTCGGTCAGGCGCTGGTTCAGCCGCAGCTCCTCGCCGCAGAAGTGCGCGCGGGACTCGAGGCCGGTGAAGTCGAGGAAGCCGAAATTCACCGGCTTCTTCACTTTATAGGCGAACTGACCGGTGAGCAGCACCCACGAGATGTGGGTTTCGATGACCTGGAACCCTTCGACGGGGTGCGGGTAGAGGGCCGGGTTTTGCAGGGCAGCGATCAGGGACTGGCTCACAGGTGATCCTTCAGGGTCTGGGGGATTCGAGGCGCTCATTATGGCCGCTCGCCCGCCCGACGCAAACCTCGGAGCGCTCCTGTTGAGTATGAATAAAGTGCGTATAATCCGCCGCCATGACACGTACCCGATCCCCCCGCACACCGAAAAAACCACCCTCCCGGGGCCTGCGCCCATGGCTGGGCTGGGCCCTCAAACTCAGCCTGGTCGGCCTTGTGGTGCTGGCCGGCTTCGCTGTGTACCTCGATGCCGTGGTGCAGGAGAAATTCTCCGGCAAGCGCTGGACGATCCCGGCCAAGGTATACGCGCGGCCGCTTGAGCTGTTCGTCGGACAAAAGCTGAGCAAGGACGATTTCCTCACCGAACTCGATGCCCTCGGCTACCGCCGCGAAAGCGTCAGCAACGGCCCGGGCGCGGCGTCGGTCAACGGCAACACCGTCGACCTGAACACCCGTGGCTTCCAGTTCTACGAAGGGCTGGAGAAACCGCAGCCGGTGCGCGTGCGGTTCTCCGGCGACTACGTGGCCGAACTGTCGGCGACCAACGGTTCGAAACTGTCCGTGGTGCGCCTGGAGCCGTTGCTGATCGGCGGGATCTACCCGAAAAACCTCGAAGACCGGATCCTGATCAAGCTCGATCAGGTGCCGCCGTACCTGTTGGAAACCCTGGTGGCCGTGGAAGACCGGGATTTCTACAGCCACTGGGGCGTGTCGCCGAAGTCGATCGCGCGGGCGGTGTGGGTGAACACCTCCGGCGGCAAGATGACCCAGGGCGGCAGTACGTTGACCCAGCAGTTGGTGAAGAACTTCTACCTCACCAACGAACGCAGCCTGACCCGCAAGCTCACCGAAGCCATGATGGCGATGCTGCTGGAGCTGCATTACGACAAGAAGGAAATCCTTGAGGCCTACCTCAACGAAGTGTTCGTCGGCCAGGACGGTCAACGTGCGGTGCACGGTTTCGGTCTGGCCAGCCAGTTCTTCTTCGGCCAGCCGCTGTCCGAGCTGAAGCTGCATCAGGTCGCGCTGCTGGTGGGCATGGTCAAGGGGCCGTCCTACTACAACCCGCGCCGCAACCCGGAGCGGGCGCTGGAGCGGCGTAACCTGGTGCTCGACGTGCTTGAGCAGCAGGGCGTCGCGACCGCCGAGCAGGTCGAGGCGGCGAAGAAAATGCCGCTGGGCGTGACCACCCGCGGCAAGCTGGCCGACAGCTCGTTCCCGGGCTTCATTGATCTGGTCAAGCGCCAGTTGCGTGAAGACTACCGCGACGAAGACTTGACCGAAGAAGGCCTGCGCATTTTCACCAGTTTCGACCCGATCCTGCAGATGAAGGCCGAAGCGTCGGTCAACGACACCTTCAAGCGTCTGTCCGGCCGCAAAGGCGCCGACGACGTGGAAGCGGCGATGGTCGTGACCAACCCGGAAACCGGTGAGGTGCAGGCCATGATCGGTAGCCGTCAGGCCAGCTTCGCCGGCTTCAACCGGGCGCTGGATGCGGTGCGGCCGATCGGCTCGCTGATCAAGCCGGCGGTGTACCTGACCGCGCTGGAGAAACCGAGCCAGTACACACTGACCAGTTGGCTGTCGGACGAGTCCTTCTCGGTGAAGGGCGCGGACGGCCAGGTCTGGAAGCCGCAGAACTATGACCGCCGCTCCCACGGCACCGTGTTCCTCTATCAGGGGCTGGCGCATTCCTACAACTTGTCCACAGCCCGTCTGGGGCTCGCCATCGGCGTGCCCAATGTGCTCAAGACCTTGGGACGCCTGGGCGTGAGCCGCGATTTCCCGGCCTTCCCGTCGATGCTGCTGGGTGCCGGCGGCATGACCCCGATGGAAGTGGCGACCATGTACCAGACCCTGGCCAACGGCGGCTTCAACACGCCGATGCGCGGGATCCGCAGCGTGCTGACCGCCGAGGGCGAACCGCTCAAGCGCTATCCGTTCCAGATCGAGCAGCGCTTCGATCCGGCCTCGATCTACCTGATCCAGAACGCCATGCAGCGGGTCATGCGTGAAGGCACCGGCAGTTCGGTCTATAACGTGTTGCCCAAGACCCTGACGCTGGCCGGCAAGACCGGCACCAGCAACGACTCGCGCGACAGCTGGTTCGCCGGGTTCAGCCAGGACCTGTTGGCGGTGGTGTGGCTGGGCCGCGACGACAACGGCAAGACGCCGTTCACCGGCGCCACCGGCGCGCTGCAGGTCTGGACCAGTTTCATGCGCAAGGCCGATCCGCTGCCGCTGGACATGCCGCAACCGGACAACGTGGTGCAGGCCTGGGTCGATGCGCGCACCGGCCAAGGCTCCGACGCCAATTGCCCGGGCGCGGTGCAGATGCCGTATATTCGCGGCAGCGAGCCTCCGCCCGGCGCTGCGTGTGCGGGCGAAAGCCCGACGCCCGCCGAGTCGGTGATGGATTGGGTCAAGGGCTGGATGAATTAAGCAAAGAGGGATTCAAGTGAACAAGTGGTTGATTCCGGCGGTGACCGCCGTGGCGCTGCTCAGCGGCTGCTCCACCGTGCAGCGTGGTTCGATTCCGGTTGTGGACTCCGGCACCGCCGTGTCCAACAGCGAGCGCATTTCGGCCAATGGCGGGTTCCGGCAAACGACCGTGAAGCGGCCGGCGCAGAGCCAGGCCCAGGCCATTCCCCAAGGCGACACCGGCGTGGTGGTGATGGTGCCGGGCGGCGCCGCGACCTCGACGCCGATCAGCACCTCGCCGATCGTTCCGGGCCCGGCGTCCGGCGGCATCACGCCGGGGCCGTACAACCCTTCGCCGGTGGAATCCGCACCGGTCAGCTCCGGCAGCTACAGCATGCCTTCGGCGCCGAGCGGCATCCCGTCGGCCAGCGGCAGCGGCGGCGGTCTGTCCGCCGACGAGCAACTGGACGGCCCGGTGCTCGCACTGTTGACCACCGCCCAGCAGCAACAGGCCGGCGGCGACCTCAATGGCGCCTCGTCCAGCCTGGAACGCGCCCAGCGCGTAGCGCCGCGTGAACCGCAAGTGCTCTACCGGCTGGCCCAGGTGCGCATGGCGCAAGGCGATGCGCCGCAGGCCGAACAGTTCGCCCGCCGCGCCTTGACGATGGCCAACGGTCGCCCGGACCTGCAGGCCAACCTATGGGAACTGATCGCCCAGGCCCGCGAGAAGCAGGGCGATGCCTCCGGCGCCGCGCTGGCCCGTCAGAAAGCCCGGGTCTCGCTGTGATGGACGTGCGTTTTCCGAAAGTCGCCGATCAGCTGCTGCTGATCGAGCGTGAACTGCGCGCCCAGGGCTGGTGGGACGACGTGCCGCCGTCCGCCGAGGCCTTGAACAGCGTCGAGCCCTTTGCCGTCGATACCCTCGAGTTCGAGCAGTGGCTGCAATGGATCTTCCTGCCGAAGATGAAGATCATCCTTGAGCAGGACCTGCCGCTGCCCAACGCGTCGGGCATCCAGGAAATGGCCGAGATGGTCTTCGCCCAGCGCAATGTGCAGGGCAAGGATCGTCAACTGCAGGTGCTGCTCAAAGAGTTCGACCTGCTGATCACCGCGTCGCGCTGAACCGGAAACTGCCGGTGGCTACTGGCAGTTTTCCTTGATCTGCTTCTGCGTCTCGGCGATTCGCTCCTGACGCTGCTCTTCGTTGAGCCGTCGCACCTCTCCCTCCACTTCCTCCCTCAGGCGCGGGTTGTTCTGCAGCTGCGCAAGATTGGTGCGCGCCTGTTCGCAAAACGCGTTCAGCTGCGTTTGCTGCTCGGCCACTTGCTTCTTGACCTTCTCGTCGATGGACTTCTGATCGCCCACCGCACTGTTGCCTTGCATCGGCGCAGGCTTCGGCGCGGGCGGGGAGGGCGTCTGCACGGTGGTGGAAGGCTGTCCCTGGGGCGGTCGGGCATCGAAATGCGTGACCCCTTGAGCGTCGACCCATGTGTAGATCTGACCGGCCATGCACCACGGGCTGAGGCCGATCAGCAGACTGGCGATAAGCGTTCGCATGCTGATTCCTTGGCAAAACTGCGCAATTGGAGCTAACAGAGTAGCTCTTTACAGGTTTTTTCTTGCGTTCTCATGTATTTACCCACAATTAAGCCCATAGACGGCTTGACTTGCTGAGGGCGAAACAGAAGAATCCAAAGTCCGCTGTAGAGGGACTGCCAGAAGCAGACCCACTCGGCAGATCATGAGGCGCCTATCCGCGTCGACCTGTTACACCCGCAACGCGTTACCTCGCGCTGGGTGGGAAAGGCCCGCAACACTTGGGACGATCCCAATACTTGCTCAGTCAGTGCTGACGTAGTCGGCGACCACCGTCGCTCATGCTCTGCCGAGAAGTAAACCTATTAAGACCCGTTCCGCTATTTCGTGGACGGTATTCTGGCGTTTTAGAGGTGAACAACGTGGAGCTTTTATCTGGCGGTGAGATGCTCGTCCGCTTCTTGCGTGACGAAGGCGTCAAATATATCTACGGGTACCCGGGTGGTGCTCTCCTTCATGTCTACGATGCCCTGTTCAAAGAACCGGAAGTGACCCACATCCTGGTTCGTCACGAACAAGCGGCTACCCATATGGCTGACGGCTATGCCCGCGCCACCGGCAAGGCCGGCGTGGTGCTGGTGACGTCCGGTCCTGGCGCCACAAACGCCATCACCGGTATCGCGACCGCCTATATGGACTCCATTCCGATGGTGATCATTTCCGGTCAGGTGCCGAGCACCATGGTCGGCACCGATGCGTTCCAGGAAACCGACATGATCGGTATCTCCCGGCCGATCGTGAAGCACAGCTTCATGATCAAGCACGCTTCGGAAATCCCGGAAGTCATGAAGAAGGCCTTCTACCTGGCGCAATCCGGTCGTCCGGGTCCGGTCGTGGTCGATGTCCCGAAAGACATGACCAACCCGGCCGAGAAGTTCGAATACGTCTTCCCGAAAAAAGCCAAGCTGCGTTCCTACAGCCCGGCCGTCCGCGGCCACTCCGGGCAGATCCGCAAGGCAGCGGAAATGCTCCTGGCGGCCAAGCGTCCCGTCCTCTATTCGGGCGGCGGCGTGATCCTCGGCAACGGCTCCGCGCCGCTGACCGAACTGGCGAAGATGCTCAACCTGCCGGTGACCAACACTTTGATGGGCCTGGGCGGTTTTCCTGGCACCGACCGTCAGTTCATCGGCATGCTCGGCATGCACGGCAGCTACACCGCTAACCTGGCGATGCACCATGCCGATGTGATCCTGGCCGTCGGCGCACGCTTCGACGATCGCGTGATCAACGGCGCGCCGAAGTTCTGCCCGAACGCCAAGATCATTCACGTCGACATCGACCCCGCGTCGATCTCCAAGACCATCAAGGCCGACGTGCCGATCGTAGGTCCGGTCGAGAGCGTCATGACCGAAATGGTCGCGATCCTCAAGGAAATCGGCGAGACCCCGAACAAGGACGCCGTGACCAGCTGGTGGAAGCAGATCGACGAATGGCGCGGTGACCGCGGCCTGTTCCCTTACGACAAGGGCGACGGCAGCAAGATCAAGCCGCAGACCGTGATCGAGACCCTGTGCGAAGTGACCAAGGGCGACGCCTTTGTGACCTCCGACGTGGGCCAGCACCAGATGTTCGCTGCGCAGTACTACAAGTTCAACAAGCCCAACCGTTGGATCAACTCCGGTGGCCTGGGCACCATGGGCTTCGGTTTCCCGGCGGCCATGGGCGTGAAGCTGAGCTTCCCTGATTCGGACGTCGCGTGCGTGACGGGCGAGGGCAGCATCCAGATGAACATCCAGGAACTGTCGACCTGCATGCAGTACGGTCTGCCGGTGAAGATCGTCAACCTGAACAACGGCGTACTGGGCATGGTTCGCCAGTGGCAGGACATGAGCTACGGCAGCCGTCACTCGCACTCCTACATGGAATCGCTGCCTGACTTCGTCAAGCTGGCCGAGGCCTATGGTCACGTGGGCATCCGCATCACCGACCTGAAGGACCTGAAGCCGAAGATGGAAGAGGCGTTCGCCATGAAGGACCGCCTGGTGTTCCTCGACATCCAGGTCGACACCAGCGAGCACGTCTACCCGATGCAGATCAAAGACGGCT from Pseudomonas ekonensis carries:
- a CDS encoding FecCD family ABC transporter permease — protein: MSATWLSLALGPVSLPLLDTLRAALRMLGVPLAADGLEQAELILGQIRLPRTLLGLAVGGVLALSGVAMQGLFRNPLADPGLVGVSSGAALGAAVAIVAGSLFGGLPEWFGPYLLSACAFLGGLGVTALVYRLGRRNGQTNVATMLLAGIALTALASSAVGLFTYLADDATLRTLTFWNLGSLNGASYARLWPLLIISAGVALWLPRRARALNALLLGESEAGHLGIDVERLKRELVFCTALGVGAAVAAAGMIGFVGLVVPHLVRLLAGPDHRVLLPASVLAGASLLLLADLVARLALAPAELPIGIVTAFIGAPFFLYLLLRGRA
- a CDS encoding heme ABC transporter ATP-binding protein, producing MLRADNLHIRRGRKTVLAGVSLQLEPGEVLGVLGPNGAGKSTLLGALCGELAPDDGEVLLEGVALGLWHGSRRAQRLAVLPQVSTLEFAFRVEEVVGMGRLPHQAGRARDDEIITEALQAADAAHLSGRSYLALSGGERQRVHLARVLAQLWPGQAGQTLLLDEPTSMLDPLHQHTTLQAVRAFADRGAAVMVILHDLNLAARYCDRILLLEGGRPVALDTPQQVLRPDSLKAVFGLEVLVQPHPERGHPLIIAR
- a CDS encoding ChaN family lipoprotein — translated: MRAILLLAILMLGGCQAVAPPPVTGDIRDLRSGETLTPRQLLARLGEPQRVIVGEQHDNADHHGLQLWLLQNLEKERPQGSLLLEMLVPEQQARVDDVRRSAAPPADLAQALAWQEGWDWSLYGPIVRFALAQPYPLLAANLDAVEVRAFYRESPALSGARSNAAPVSKQLLEQIADSHCGLLPTSQMPAMLAVQQQRDRRMASRLLAAPAPAMLFAGAFHARKDVGVPLHALDLGADQAPTVLLLAEQGSEVTASMADYVWFTPGRPPQDYCAEMRKQFGK
- a CDS encoding Crp/Fnr family transcriptional regulator encodes the protein MYLLGDQSAHADALTSRLQDLPMQCLAGLAPCGPPLELESADDLMMQLPGDRLFVLSQGVVNGSLGARTLFYWHEGDLIGLQQGPEWTDLRLCADGPLSLLPYRRNDVLQHAYATPANGELFLRYLLGQTALLAHAVADLKPREFRSTNGFKRVRAGEVLIQQGDTSDHVFVIIEGHAEAFVDGHKVGDVPKDEIFGAMAVFTGEPRNATVIASEPSTVMLIPGDQFLSMTRTNPKIAHSLIESMARRIDQLNRQLAAFHAQS
- a CDS encoding TfoX/Sxy family protein: MNDELQHLKNLGKTSAQWLHAVGIHSASDLRRLGAVDAYRAVRTRGFRASKVLLYAIEGALMDVHWNDIPAERKDALNKQLEAISSRHKN
- a CDS encoding pentapeptide repeat-containing protein, with amino-acid sequence MSQPKLLDTPLYALLHKDDIAGFNKERPKDGPIDMVGGDFRGLDLRELNADGVDFTDAYFRSADLRGIDFRKASLEGASLAHAQISGAYFPPELSADEILMSMNFGTRLRYRTR
- a CDS encoding AAA family ATPase, whose protein sequence is MSQSLIAALQNPALYPHPVEGFQVIETHISWVLLTGQFAYKVKKPVNFGFLDFTGLESRAHFCGEELRLNQRLTDDLYLEVLPVTGTAENPQLGGDGPAIEYVLKMRQFPQTGLLSTLQANGELTTAHIDEMAEQIARFHLNAPKVPAEHDAGTPDSVMAPVRQNFEQIRPFLSDKNDLLQLEALQAWAEASFDRLKPLFAQRKAEGFTRECHGDIHLGNATVIDGKVVIFDCIEFNEPFRFTDVYADIGFLAMDLEDRGLKSLARRFISQYLELSGDYQGLEVLNFYKAYRALVRAKVSLFSMPADATPVQRATTLRQYRNYANLAESYSTIPSRFMAITHGVSAVGKSHVAMRLVEALGAVRLRSDVERKRLFGEQTVANDVQAGIYSAEASVATYDRLHEVAAVILRAGFPVVIDATYLKRGQRDSAAAVAEATGTPFLILDCNAPQAVIESWLAIRQADKKDPSDATLAVIEAQQANREALTPDEILRSKRVQTNESGTLDTVVAQIRQRLPGL
- the mrcB gene encoding penicillin-binding protein 1B, producing MTRTRSPRTPKKPPSRGLRPWLGWALKLSLVGLVVLAGFAVYLDAVVQEKFSGKRWTIPAKVYARPLELFVGQKLSKDDFLTELDALGYRRESVSNGPGAASVNGNTVDLNTRGFQFYEGLEKPQPVRVRFSGDYVAELSATNGSKLSVVRLEPLLIGGIYPKNLEDRILIKLDQVPPYLLETLVAVEDRDFYSHWGVSPKSIARAVWVNTSGGKMTQGGSTLTQQLVKNFYLTNERSLTRKLTEAMMAMLLELHYDKKEILEAYLNEVFVGQDGQRAVHGFGLASQFFFGQPLSELKLHQVALLVGMVKGPSYYNPRRNPERALERRNLVLDVLEQQGVATAEQVEAAKKMPLGVTTRGKLADSSFPGFIDLVKRQLREDYRDEDLTEEGLRIFTSFDPILQMKAEASVNDTFKRLSGRKGADDVEAAMVVTNPETGEVQAMIGSRQASFAGFNRALDAVRPIGSLIKPAVYLTALEKPSQYTLTSWLSDESFSVKGADGQVWKPQNYDRRSHGTVFLYQGLAHSYNLSTARLGLAIGVPNVLKTLGRLGVSRDFPAFPSMLLGAGGMTPMEVATMYQTLANGGFNTPMRGIRSVLTAEGEPLKRYPFQIEQRFDPASIYLIQNAMQRVMREGTGSSVYNVLPKTLTLAGKTGTSNDSRDSWFAGFSQDLLAVVWLGRDDNGKTPFTGATGALQVWTSFMRKADPLPLDMPQPDNVVQAWVDARTGQGSDANCPGAVQMPYIRGSEPPPGAACAGESPTPAESVMDWVKGWMN
- a CDS encoding YqcC family protein — its product is MDVRFPKVADQLLLIERELRAQGWWDDVPPSAEALNSVEPFAVDTLEFEQWLQWIFLPKMKIILEQDLPLPNASGIQEMAEMVFAQRNVQGKDRQLQVLLKEFDLLITASR
- a CDS encoding DUF4124 domain-containing protein, whose product is MRTLIASLLIGLSPWCMAGQIYTWVDAQGVTHFDARPPQGQPSTTVQTPSPPAPKPAPMQGNSAVGDQKSIDEKVKKQVAEQQTQLNAFCEQARTNLAQLQNNPRLREEVEGEVRRLNEEQRQERIAETQKQIKENCQ
- a CDS encoding acetolactate synthase 3 large subunit, with amino-acid sequence MELLSGGEMLVRFLRDEGVKYIYGYPGGALLHVYDALFKEPEVTHILVRHEQAATHMADGYARATGKAGVVLVTSGPGATNAITGIATAYMDSIPMVIISGQVPSTMVGTDAFQETDMIGISRPIVKHSFMIKHASEIPEVMKKAFYLAQSGRPGPVVVDVPKDMTNPAEKFEYVFPKKAKLRSYSPAVRGHSGQIRKAAEMLLAAKRPVLYSGGGVILGNGSAPLTELAKMLNLPVTNTLMGLGGFPGTDRQFIGMLGMHGSYTANLAMHHADVILAVGARFDDRVINGAPKFCPNAKIIHVDIDPASISKTIKADVPIVGPVESVMTEMVAILKEIGETPNKDAVTSWWKQIDEWRGDRGLFPYDKGDGSKIKPQTVIETLCEVTKGDAFVTSDVGQHQMFAAQYYKFNKPNRWINSGGLGTMGFGFPAAMGVKLSFPDSDVACVTGEGSIQMNIQELSTCMQYGLPVKIVNLNNGVLGMVRQWQDMSYGSRHSHSYMESLPDFVKLAEAYGHVGIRITDLKDLKPKMEEAFAMKDRLVFLDIQVDTSEHVYPMQIKDGSMRDMWLSKTERT